ACTCATGGAATATTTACCAAATATACTTTTTATAATTTTACTTGGTATTGGCATTGGGTTCTTCGCTAAAAACGTAAAAAAACTCATTCGTAATATCAAGTTAGGCCATGATGTGGATGTTAGTGATAATAAATCGCAACGGTGGAAAAATATGGCGATGATAGCTTTAGGACAGAGTAAAATGGTACGTCGTCCTATCGCAGGATTTTTACACATCATCGTTTATTTGGGTTTCATCATTATAAATATTGAAGTTTTAGAAATTATTATCGACGGTATTTTTGGAACACATAGAATAGCGTTATCAATACTTCCCGAAGCGGTTTATGGATTTATAATAAGTACTTTTGAAGTTTTAGCCATTTTAGTATTCGTAGCCGTAACCATTTTTTGGATGCGCCGAAACATTATAAAATTAGCCCGTTTTTGGAAAAGTGAAATGACTGGTTGGCCCAAAAACGATGGTAATTTCATTCTTTATTTTGAAATGGTGTTAATGATGCTTTTTTTGGTAATGAATGCTACGGATGTTCATTTTCAAACTCTAAACACAGGAAATGTTATTAGTCAATATATAGCACCTTGGTTTGGTAATTTACCGGAAGGCACAGTTCATATTATCGAAAGAACGGCTTGGTGGTTACATATTACTGGCATCTTCATATTTTTAAATTATTTATATTTTTCGAAACATCTACATATTTTATTAGCATTCCCTAATACATTTTATGGTAAACTAACTCCTAAGGGGCAGTTTAATAATTTAGAAGCTGTTACCAAAGAGGTGAAAATGATGATGGATCCTAATATCGATCCCTTCGCTGCACCTGCTGAAGGAACTGAAAATGCTATACCAGCAAAATTTGGTGCTAGTGATGTGCAAGATTTAAATTGGGTGCAATTATTGAATGCTTATACATGTACCGAATGTGGACGTTGTACTAGCGAATGTCCTGCAAACCAAACGGGTAAAAAACTATCGCCACGAAAAATCATGATGGATACTCGCGATCGTTTAGAGGAAGTTGGTAAGAACATGGATGCTAATAAAGGCGTGTTTAAAGAAGACGGCAAACAGCTTCTAGATAATTATATTACCAGAGAAGAACTGTGGGCGTGTACCTCGTGTAACGCTTGTGTAGAAGCTTGTCCTGTAAGTATCGATCCGCTTTCAATTATTATGGATATGCGTCGTTATTTAGTAATGGAACAGTCTGCTG
The genomic region above belongs to Mariniflexile litorale and contains:
- a CDS encoding (Fe-S)-binding protein, translated to MEYLPNILFIILLGIGIGFFAKNVKKLIRNIKLGHDVDVSDNKSQRWKNMAMIALGQSKMVRRPIAGFLHIIVYLGFIIINIEVLEIIIDGIFGTHRIALSILPEAVYGFIISTFEVLAILVFVAVTIFWMRRNIIKLARFWKSEMTGWPKNDGNFILYFEMVLMMLFLVMNATDVHFQTLNTGNVISQYIAPWFGNLPEGTVHIIERTAWWLHITGIFIFLNYLYFSKHLHILLAFPNTFYGKLTPKGQFNNLEAVTKEVKMMMDPNIDPFAAPAEGTENAIPAKFGASDVQDLNWVQLLNAYTCTECGRCTSECPANQTGKKLSPRKIMMDTRDRLEEVGKNMDANKGVFKEDGKQLLDNYITREELWACTSCNACVEACPVSIDPLSIIMDMRRYLVMEQSAAPVELNNMMTNIENNGAPWPYNQMDRLNWKNE